In Streptomyces sp. NBC_00483, a single window of DNA contains:
- a CDS encoding DUF6049 family protein gives MARNGTARAWVVCAMVLGATALPGTTPEATAADDPTQAAVVWPVTTTPHMTAAALGSGADAKPVFDDDSLAGLFAPGGRLREVVEAGKGRDVSWVLDPDVVIAAQEMSTGYRVAKNSDSASPQDTTEGTGQGAARSWLSALRDAVEGREVWLLPYADTDLASLAHHPGTDTDDLTEVVSGLAADTKKRVDRILGIGTRAGLGWPADGALDSDVTALGAKLGVTRVLASGQGLTPAGAEPVTVGSGDDAMTALPYEADLTTALGRVKDRAPDPTPSATSPSPSPSPSSGDSTSSPSASASASPDTADKDTVDHITALVKANARPVLVPPRNMSGTAADALGAAIDSGTDDGWLDLQDLRAADDDPVKGTAASPSAYPARLRAGELDKEQLTDAAGNLDRLATLSKVLADPKDTTASVHAAMARALATAWRVEEDSAQRTFQDRTTDFLSTSVKSLRLVPKTTVTVTSGDASIPVTVDNALQQEVSGLELRVTSSDSERLKVNDGVISVSAEGSASHTSQIDVTAKANGKAHLTAQLYTTSDGKPWGDEMTFEVDVTSVSSGAIAVVAAGVGLIVLAAVFRMRRVRRRNSRNDEPETHDD, from the coding sequence ATGGCGAGGAACGGGACGGCACGGGCCTGGGTCGTGTGCGCCATGGTGCTCGGGGCCACGGCCCTCCCCGGTACGACGCCGGAGGCGACCGCGGCGGACGACCCCACACAGGCCGCCGTCGTCTGGCCGGTGACCACGACCCCGCACATGACGGCGGCCGCGCTCGGCTCGGGGGCGGACGCGAAGCCGGTCTTCGACGACGACTCGCTCGCCGGCCTGTTCGCGCCCGGCGGCCGGCTGCGCGAGGTCGTCGAGGCGGGCAAGGGCCGCGACGTCAGCTGGGTGCTCGACCCGGACGTGGTGATCGCCGCGCAGGAGATGTCCACCGGCTACCGCGTCGCGAAGAACTCCGACTCCGCCAGCCCGCAGGACACCACCGAGGGCACAGGACAAGGCGCGGCCCGCTCCTGGCTCAGCGCGCTGCGGGACGCCGTCGAGGGCCGCGAGGTCTGGCTCCTCCCGTACGCCGACACGGACCTTGCCTCGCTGGCCCATCACCCCGGCACCGACACCGACGACCTCACGGAGGTCGTGTCCGGGCTCGCGGCCGACACGAAGAAGCGGGTCGACCGGATCCTCGGCATCGGCACCCGCGCGGGGCTCGGCTGGCCCGCCGACGGCGCGCTCGACTCCGACGTGACCGCGCTCGGCGCCAAGCTGGGCGTGACGCGGGTGCTCGCCTCGGGCCAGGGGCTCACGCCCGCGGGCGCAGAGCCGGTGACCGTGGGCAGCGGCGACGACGCGATGACGGCGCTGCCCTACGAGGCCGACCTCACGACCGCGCTCGGCCGCGTCAAGGACCGGGCGCCCGACCCCACTCCCTCCGCGACATCCCCGTCACCGTCACCGTCGCCGTCGTCCGGCGACTCCACGTCGTCCCCGAGCGCGAGCGCCTCCGCGAGCCCCGACACCGCCGACAAGGACACCGTCGACCACATCACCGCGCTCGTGAAGGCGAACGCCCGCCCGGTCCTCGTACCGCCCCGCAATATGTCGGGAACGGCGGCGGACGCGCTCGGCGCCGCCATCGACTCCGGCACCGACGACGGCTGGCTCGACCTCCAGGACCTCCGCGCGGCCGACGACGACCCGGTGAAGGGGACGGCCGCGTCCCCGTCCGCGTACCCGGCACGGCTGCGCGCCGGCGAGCTGGACAAGGAACAACTGACCGACGCTGCGGGCAACTTGGACCGGCTCGCGACCCTCAGTAAGGTGCTCGCCGACCCGAAGGACACCACGGCGTCCGTGCACGCGGCGATGGCCCGCGCCCTGGCCACCGCCTGGCGGGTGGAGGAGGACTCGGCGCAGCGGACGTTCCAGGACCGTACGACGGACTTCCTGTCGACGTCGGTGAAGTCGCTGCGGCTGGTGCCGAAGACGACCGTCACGGTCACGTCGGGCGACGCCTCGATCCCGGTCACGGTCGACAACGCGCTCCAGCAGGAGGTCTCCGGGCTCGAACTGCGCGTCACGTCCAGCGACTCCGAGCGTCTCAAGGTCAACGACGGCGTGATCTCCGTGTCGGCCGAGGGCTCGGCGAGCCACACCTCCCAGATCGACGTCACCGCGAAGGCCAACGGCAAGGCGCATCTGACGGCGCAGCTCTACACGACGAGCGACGGCAAACCGTGGGGCGACGAGATGACCTTCGAGGTCGACGTGACGTCGGTGTCGTCCGGGGCGATCGCCGTAGTGGCGGCGGGCGTCGGGCTCATCGTCCTGGCCGCGGTGTTCCGGATGCGCCGGGTGCGCAGACGGAACAGCCGCAACGACGAGCCCGAGACCCACGACGACTGA
- a CDS encoding S8 family peptidase: MRIRTPLVAATVASLLLLTACGDDSKPDPMRKDQWALDAMKLPAAWDTSKGDDTTIAVVDSGVATDHPDLKGRLVDGHDFVDGDDDPKDLNGHGTHVSGIAAAHTDNGVGVAGGAPGAKIMPVRVLGANGSGSNGNITRGIVWAADHGADVINLSLGEGVLMTKLLQGGILNQAIQHAHDKGAVVVAAAGNDGADTQPYKVDTPVLVVGASTEKGTAADFSNFGAEQAVSAPGEDILSTLPTYTTKETLKDTSGYGKLSGTSMAAPYVSALAALLHHQGLDPDEIISTIRETATNPKHNDKLGLGIVDAEAAVKKADKDS; this comes from the coding sequence ATGCGCATCCGTACACCGCTCGTCGCCGCCACCGTCGCCAGCCTCCTGCTCCTGACCGCTTGCGGGGACGACAGCAAGCCGGACCCCATGCGGAAGGACCAGTGGGCCCTCGACGCGATGAAACTGCCGGCCGCCTGGGACACGTCGAAGGGCGACGACACGACCATCGCCGTCGTCGACTCCGGCGTCGCCACCGACCACCCCGACCTCAAGGGCCGGCTCGTCGACGGCCACGACTTCGTCGACGGCGACGACGACCCCAAGGACCTCAACGGCCACGGCACCCACGTCTCCGGCATCGCCGCCGCCCACACCGACAACGGAGTCGGCGTCGCGGGCGGCGCGCCCGGCGCCAAGATCATGCCGGTGCGGGTGCTCGGCGCGAACGGCTCCGGGTCCAACGGCAACATCACCAGGGGCATCGTCTGGGCCGCCGACCACGGCGCCGACGTCATCAACCTCTCGCTCGGCGAGGGCGTCCTGATGACGAAGCTGCTCCAGGGCGGCATCCTCAACCAGGCCATCCAGCACGCCCACGACAAGGGCGCGGTGGTCGTCGCCGCGGCAGGCAACGACGGCGCGGACACCCAGCCGTACAAGGTGGACACGCCGGTCCTGGTGGTCGGCGCGAGCACCGAGAAGGGCACGGCGGCCGACTTCTCCAACTTCGGTGCGGAGCAGGCCGTTTCGGCCCCCGGCGAGGACATCCTCTCCACGCTGCCGACGTACACGACGAAGGAGACCCTGAAGGACACGTCCGGCTACGGGAAGCTCTCCGGCACGTCGATGGCGGCGCCGTACGTCTCCGCGCTCGCGGCGCTCCTGCACCACCAGGGGCTCGACCCCGACGAGATCATCTCCACGATCCGGGAGACGGCCACCAACCCGAAGCACAACGACAAGCTGGGCCTCGGCATCGTGGACGCGGAGGCGGCGGTGAAGAAGGCGGACAAGGACTCGTAA
- a CDS encoding LysR family transcriptional regulator, whose amino-acid sequence MDPETVRTFVAVADEGQIQIAAAELGITQQAASKRVAALERELGVRLFTRAPRGARLTLDGETFLPHARELLAVAERAADSVRGGGRPLRVDVLGSNVITNGVVQDFHQAHPHLPLDVVALGHGGRAALASVREGRIDAAFWTRAVPEDRLPREVRSARVIDEPAIIVTGAAHPLADRPEVTPAELAGHRIWMPGMVKGSEWAAYYEELERAFGLTIDVGGTTFGGGHLLRTVAAADDVATIMGTRTPLTRPADIELRFIPVRRPTPLYPLSLLWRDDNRHPGLAALRAYLTDRYERQEDGSGDFWTPGWAR is encoded by the coding sequence GTGGACCCGGAAACCGTACGCACCTTCGTCGCCGTCGCCGACGAGGGGCAGATCCAGATCGCCGCCGCCGAGCTCGGCATCACCCAGCAGGCCGCCTCCAAGCGCGTCGCCGCACTGGAGCGGGAGCTCGGCGTGCGCCTCTTCACGCGCGCCCCGCGCGGCGCCCGGCTCACCCTCGACGGCGAGACCTTCCTGCCGCACGCGCGGGAGCTGCTCGCGGTCGCCGAGCGGGCCGCCGACTCCGTGCGCGGCGGCGGGCGCCCGCTGCGCGTGGACGTGCTCGGCTCCAACGTGATCACCAACGGGGTCGTGCAGGACTTCCACCAGGCCCACCCGCACCTCCCGCTCGACGTCGTCGCCCTCGGCCACGGCGGGCGGGCCGCGCTCGCGTCCGTACGCGAGGGGCGCATCGACGCCGCGTTCTGGACGCGCGCGGTGCCCGAGGACCGGCTGCCGCGCGAGGTGCGCAGCGCCCGCGTCATCGACGAGCCGGCCATCATTGTCACCGGCGCGGCGCACCCCCTGGCGGACCGCCCCGAGGTCACGCCCGCCGAGCTGGCCGGGCACCGGATCTGGATGCCCGGCATGGTCAAGGGCAGCGAATGGGCCGCGTATTACGAGGAGTTGGAGCGCGCCTTCGGTCTCACCATCGACGTCGGCGGCACCACCTTCGGCGGCGGCCACCTGCTGCGGACGGTCGCGGCGGCGGACGACGTGGCCACCATCATGGGCACCCGCACCCCCCTGACCCGCCCCGCCGACATCGAGCTCCGGTTCATCCCCGTACGCCGTCCGACGCCGCTCTACCCGCTGTCGCTGCTGTGGCGGGACGACAACCGGCACCCCGGTCTCGCGGCGCTCCGTGCGTATCTGACGGACCGGTACGAGCGGCAGGAGGACGGCTCGGGCGACTTCTGGACGCCGGGCTGGGCGCGTTGA
- a CDS encoding MFS transporter, which produces MRLGRDFGWLWAAFAVSTAGSWLALDAFQLIAVLVLHSGAAQVSFLSAAGLAVGALLAVPLGPWIEFRRKRPVLVLADLVRCAALLTLPLAYALDALTFTQLVLVSVVVAAADIVFRAASGAHLKALVPDEGLLAANARFESTQWTATAVGPPLGGALIGAFGPLTTVLLDAVSYVLSAVGVRAIRAPEPKPARSPNGGRFSAADIAQGWRHLWRQPRLRALFLNNSLVNALIMVGAPLMAVLLLDDLGLAPWQYGLVFGIPCLGGLAGSRLTEPLVRRYGERRVLLVSGSVRACWPIGLAFVGPGVAGMLVVVVVEFGLITCSAVFSPVMAAERLRLTDDDRVARVLSAWTVTQRAVTAALTLVWGVFAALIGTRGALALAGVLLLGTPLLLRGLRSPACTPRPAAPTLPE; this is translated from the coding sequence ATGCGGCTCGGGCGGGATTTCGGGTGGCTGTGGGCCGCCTTCGCGGTGAGCACCGCCGGTTCGTGGCTCGCGCTCGACGCGTTCCAGCTGATCGCCGTCCTGGTGCTGCACAGCGGCGCCGCACAGGTGTCGTTCCTGTCGGCCGCCGGACTCGCGGTCGGCGCACTGCTCGCGGTGCCGCTCGGTCCGTGGATCGAGTTCCGGCGCAAGCGGCCCGTGCTGGTCCTCGCGGACCTGGTGCGCTGCGCGGCCCTGCTCACGCTGCCCCTCGCGTACGCCCTCGACGCGCTGACCTTCACTCAACTCGTCCTCGTCTCCGTGGTCGTGGCCGCCGCCGACATCGTGTTCCGCGCGGCGAGCGGCGCCCACCTCAAGGCGCTCGTCCCGGACGAGGGCCTGCTGGCAGCCAACGCCCGGTTCGAGTCGACACAGTGGACCGCCACGGCCGTCGGACCGCCGCTCGGCGGTGCGCTCATCGGCGCCTTCGGACCGCTGACGACGGTCCTCCTGGACGCGGTGAGCTACGTCCTGTCGGCGGTGGGCGTCCGCGCCATCCGCGCACCCGAGCCGAAGCCCGCGCGCAGCCCGAACGGCGGCCGGTTCAGCGCCGCGGACATCGCGCAGGGCTGGCGCCATCTGTGGCGGCAGCCCCGGCTGCGCGCCCTGTTCCTCAACAACAGCCTGGTGAACGCCCTGATCATGGTGGGCGCCCCGCTCATGGCGGTGCTGCTCCTCGACGACCTGGGCCTCGCCCCCTGGCAGTACGGCCTGGTCTTCGGGATCCCGTGCCTGGGCGGGCTCGCCGGCTCCCGGCTCACCGAGCCGCTGGTGAGGCGGTACGGGGAGCGGCGGGTGCTCCTGGTGAGCGGGTCGGTCCGGGCGTGCTGGCCGATCGGGCTCGCGTTCGTGGGGCCGGGAGTCGCGGGGATGCTCGTGGTGGTCGTCGTGGAGTTCGGCCTCATCACGTGCTCCGCCGTCTTCAGCCCCGTCATGGCGGCCGAACGGCTGCGGCTGACGGACGACGACCGGGTGGCGCGCGTGCTGTCCGCCTGGACCGTCACCCAGCGGGCCGTCACCGCCGCGCTCACGCTGGTGTGGGGCGTCTTCGCGGCACTGATCGGGACGCGCGGGGCGCTCGCGCTCGCCGGAGTGCTGCTGCTCGGGACACCCCTGCTGCTGCGCGGCCTGCGCTCCCCGGCGTGTACACCCCGCCCCGCGGCGCCCACGCTGCCAGAGTGA
- a CDS encoding ParA family protein, with product MANVHVILNQKGGVGKSTLAVNLAAVTADVLGAGAPDAERPPVVAVSIDPQGSAVWWSERVGEGLPFDFVQAHDDLSGLAALSRIPSAQHVFVDTPGWLDLADDDGTDPLGKGAAADALRAVLSNATDVIVPIEPEPLGFQPTQRTVERVVKPRGLPFRVVINNWDPRDGKADLAQTRAFVEAQDWPLARTVVRHYKLHTRASADGLVVTQYGANRVALQAREDFFRLALEVGLAAIPAPARSTKKTAKKADAKTTKKAATPAAAKTATKTATKPAAKSSRSKKVTV from the coding sequence GTGGCAAACGTACACGTGATCCTCAATCAGAAGGGCGGCGTGGGCAAGTCCACGCTCGCCGTGAACCTCGCGGCCGTCACCGCCGACGTGCTCGGCGCGGGCGCCCCCGACGCCGAGCGGCCGCCCGTCGTCGCCGTCTCCATCGACCCGCAGGGCTCGGCCGTGTGGTGGTCGGAGCGGGTCGGAGAGGGCCTCCCCTTCGACTTCGTGCAGGCCCACGACGACCTCTCGGGGCTCGCGGCGCTCTCCCGTATCCCGTCCGCCCAGCACGTCTTCGTCGACACCCCGGGCTGGCTCGACCTCGCCGACGACGACGGCACCGACCCTCTCGGCAAGGGCGCGGCAGCCGACGCCCTGCGCGCGGTGCTCTCCAACGCCACCGACGTCATCGTCCCCATCGAGCCGGAGCCGCTCGGCTTCCAGCCCACGCAGCGCACGGTGGAGCGGGTCGTGAAGCCCCGCGGACTGCCCTTCCGCGTGGTCATCAACAACTGGGACCCGCGCGACGGCAAGGCCGATCTGGCGCAGACCCGCGCGTTCGTCGAGGCGCAGGACTGGCCGCTCGCGCGCACCGTCGTGCGCCACTACAAGCTGCACACGCGGGCCAGCGCGGACGGCCTCGTCGTCACGCAGTACGGCGCCAACCGGGTCGCGCTCCAGGCCCGCGAGGACTTCTTCCGGCTCGCCCTGGAGGTGGGCCTCGCGGCGATCCCGGCCCCGGCCCGCAGCACCAAGAAGACGGCCAAGAAGGCCGACGCGAAGACCACCAAGAAGGCCGCCACTCCGGCTGCCGCGAAGACCGCCACGAAGACCGCCACGAAGCCCGCCGCCAAGTCCTCCCGCAGCAAGAAGGTGACCGTCTGA
- a CDS encoding ParB/RepB/Spo0J family partition protein, with product MGRRTDLSSLLSSEKAAAEEQAAAPAQRRRPDTKPLTVAIGDLTENPDNPRHELRDLDGLAETVRERGVLQALGVVSAAVFLAARPHHKEAVGKAPYVVLHGHRRLAAARMAGLDEVPVLVRDDATRSDEDALIENVQRDDLTELEQAQAIQGLITSYGYSQRQVAARIGKTQGFISQRLSLMKLREDIQEALADGRVSIEDARRIARLPKEEQVLPGEPDAAATVPAARKEKRGRDYGVIKIDSRGTPDDVVEALRRHLAPATLDRIIELLGR from the coding sequence ATGGGGCGTCGTACCGACCTGTCCTCGCTCCTGTCCTCCGAGAAGGCGGCCGCCGAGGAGCAGGCCGCGGCGCCCGCCCAGCGCAGACGCCCCGACACCAAGCCGCTCACCGTCGCGATCGGCGACCTCACCGAGAACCCGGACAACCCGCGGCACGAGCTGCGCGACCTCGACGGGCTCGCCGAGACGGTCCGCGAACGCGGCGTCCTCCAGGCCCTCGGCGTCGTCTCCGCCGCCGTCTTCCTCGCCGCGCGCCCGCACCACAAGGAGGCCGTGGGCAAGGCCCCGTACGTCGTCCTGCACGGCCACCGGCGGCTCGCGGCGGCCCGGATGGCGGGCCTGGACGAGGTTCCGGTCCTGGTCAGGGACGATGCGACGCGTTCCGACGAGGACGCGCTGATCGAGAACGTGCAGCGCGACGACCTCACGGAACTGGAGCAGGCGCAGGCCATCCAGGGCCTGATCACCTCCTACGGCTACTCGCAGCGCCAGGTCGCCGCCCGGATCGGCAAGACGCAGGGCTTCATCTCCCAGCGCCTGTCGCTGATGAAGCTGCGCGAGGACATCCAGGAGGCGCTCGCCGACGGCCGTGTCTCCATCGAGGACGCCCGCCGCATCGCCCGCCTCCCGAAGGAGGAGCAGGTGCTCCCCGGCGAGCCGGATGCCGCCGCGACCGTCCCGGCCGCCCGCAAGGAGAAGCGCGGCCGCGATTACGGCGTAATCAAGATCGACAGCCGGGGGACCCCGGACGATGTGGTCGAGGCGCTGCGTCGGCATCTGGCCCCCGCCACCCTCGACCGGATCATCGAACTGCTCGGCCGATAG
- a CDS encoding IclR family transcriptional regulator domain-containing protein has translation MLEVPTVPSPSVTPQPPAEAVAPLMRGLDVLRSLTAADSGDGTLALADLARTTGLARSTVDRICATLAHLGFVRLDGRDASLAPPLMTVANACLDALRVPGVLGPLADELADELDESVSLAVPDGDGIRFVHQVLRRRALSISFRVGDALPGGGCAPGLVFRDGLSLAVDDQLVERGLVAVAVPVRGPDGSVVCALSVVSHTSRHAAGELAGAVRGPLEACVRSMESVLATSSHASGRRPGPRASNAGGADIERAPVVSLARGLRVLTAFDSAHPTLTLTEIAEATGLARATARRALITYEHLGYVTHEDRAFRLTPRVLTLGCAPLSRTTLPRIAAPHLAALSKRLGESVGLSVPDGDRVRCTARVTPRRVMSVDIGVGSRLPAKDTAAGLLLRGDGESAVADGPEAGLRSVAVPVRDRAGRVVSALDVTAHQGRGDDDAWTEALRDTAALIAADLHVTSRFVSVPVH, from the coding sequence GTGCTCGAAGTGCCGACCGTGCCGTCCCCGTCCGTGACCCCGCAGCCGCCCGCCGAGGCCGTCGCCCCGCTGATGCGCGGCCTCGACGTGCTGCGGAGTCTCACGGCCGCCGACAGCGGGGACGGCACGCTCGCCCTCGCCGACCTGGCCCGCACCACGGGCCTGGCCCGCTCCACGGTCGACCGGATCTGCGCGACCCTCGCCCATCTGGGCTTCGTACGCCTCGACGGGCGTGACGCCTCGCTCGCCCCGCCCCTGATGACCGTCGCCAACGCCTGCCTGGACGCGCTGCGGGTGCCGGGGGTCCTCGGCCCGCTCGCCGACGAACTGGCCGACGAGCTCGACGAATCCGTCTCCCTCGCGGTCCCCGACGGCGACGGCATCCGCTTCGTCCACCAGGTGCTGCGCAGGCGCGCCCTGTCCATCAGCTTCCGGGTGGGCGACGCGCTGCCGGGGGGTGGGTGTGCGCCGGGGCTGGTCTTCCGGGACGGCCTTTCCCTCGCGGTCGACGATCAGTTGGTGGAGCGGGGGCTGGTCGCGGTGGCGGTGCCGGTGAGGGGTCCTGACGGTTCCGTGGTCTGTGCCCTGAGCGTGGTGAGCCATACGAGCCGGCATGCCGCCGGGGAGCTGGCGGGGGCGGTACGGGGGCCGTTGGAGGCGTGTGTGCGGTCGATGGAATCCGTGCTGGCCACCTCTTCCCACGCCTCGGGGCGCCGCCCCGGACCCCGCGCCTCAAACGCCGGCGGGGCTGATATTGAACGCGCCCCAGTTGTGTCCCTCGCCAGGGGCCTCCGCGTCCTTACCGCCTTCGACAGCGCCCACCCCACCCTGACGCTCACCGAGATCGCCGAGGCCACCGGGCTCGCCCGTGCGACGGCCCGCCGCGCCCTCATCACCTACGAGCACCTCGGCTACGTGACCCACGAGGACCGCGCCTTCCGTCTCACCCCGCGCGTCCTCACCCTCGGCTGCGCCCCGCTCTCCCGCACCACGCTCCCCCGCATCGCCGCTCCGCACCTCGCGGCCCTGTCGAAGCGGCTCGGTGAATCCGTCGGCCTGTCCGTGCCGGACGGCGACCGTGTGCGGTGCACCGCGCGGGTGACGCCGCGCCGGGTCATGAGCGTCGACATCGGCGTCGGCTCCCGGCTGCCCGCGAAGGACACGGCCGCCGGGCTGCTGCTCCGGGGCGACGGGGAGTCGGCCGTGGCCGACGGGCCCGAGGCAGGGCTGCGGTCCGTCGCCGTGCCGGTGCGGGACCGGGCGGGCCGGGTCGTCTCCGCGCTCGACGTCACCGCCCACCAGGGCCGCGGGGACGACGACGCGTGGACCGAGGCGCTGCGGGACACCGCGGCGCTGATCGCGGCGGACCTGCACGTGACCTCACGCTTCGTGAGCGTCCCGGTGCACTGA
- a CDS encoding PP2C family protein-serine/threonine phosphatase has protein sequence MTSRSSSSFYSSIRGAAPSASRPTGGWRAVVLLVAVMALIITTLDVATPADFRARALLGLVPIVVALLAPVIVTAVVTGLLIIAYLGLQAVAPLPSGGWAVLGPLMIGTGGLLGVLIARRREEQRARLQALTDIAEATQRAVMRGLPERFEDLRIADFYQPAARAARVGGDWYDFQPSPYGVRAVLGDVSGKGLPAVSASAWLLGAFREAAYHEERIDEVARRLEIAMQRYSAWTRLTNDEGLTDAFSTGLLLHFPPTSPDVVDVVNFGHEPPLVVTADGRVHTPDLPAGLPLGMGTLSAAGPGVARLPFGVGDTLILFTDGVTECRDEDGTFYPVRERLPRLVSPRGAQDPPEALLRRLAEDLREHRYGPPSDDAAITVLRRTAERAPYQNEADAELYAYRPKEETADSAVQGAVAQYATDMRFLECASRSISSTKASA, from the coding sequence ATGACATCCCGCAGCTCCAGCAGCTTCTACTCCTCGATCCGTGGCGCGGCTCCCTCCGCCTCCCGCCCCACGGGCGGCTGGCGTGCCGTGGTGCTGCTCGTCGCGGTGATGGCGCTCATCATCACGACGCTCGACGTGGCGACGCCCGCGGACTTCCGGGCGCGCGCCCTGCTCGGCCTCGTGCCGATCGTCGTGGCGCTGCTCGCCCCCGTGATCGTCACCGCCGTCGTCACCGGGCTGCTGATCATCGCCTACCTGGGGCTGCAGGCCGTGGCGCCGCTGCCGAGCGGCGGCTGGGCCGTGCTCGGCCCGCTGATGATCGGCACCGGTGGCCTGCTCGGCGTGCTCATCGCCCGTCGCAGGGAGGAGCAGCGGGCCCGCCTCCAGGCCCTCACGGACATCGCCGAGGCCACGCAGCGCGCGGTGATGCGCGGACTGCCCGAGCGCTTCGAGGACCTGCGCATCGCCGACTTCTACCAGCCCGCCGCCCGCGCGGCCCGCGTCGGCGGCGACTGGTACGACTTCCAGCCCTCGCCGTACGGGGTGCGCGCCGTCCTCGGCGACGTCAGCGGCAAGGGCCTGCCCGCGGTGTCCGCGTCGGCGTGGCTGCTCGGCGCGTTCCGGGAGGCGGCGTACCACGAGGAGCGGATCGACGAGGTGGCCCGGCGCCTGGAGATCGCCATGCAGCGCTACAGCGCCTGGACCCGGCTCACGAACGACGAGGGCCTCACGGACGCGTTCTCCACCGGACTGCTGCTGCACTTCCCGCCGACGTCCCCCGATGTGGTCGACGTCGTCAACTTCGGGCACGAGCCGCCGCTGGTCGTCACCGCGGACGGCCGCGTGCACACCCCCGACCTCCCGGCCGGACTCCCCCTCGGCATGGGCACGCTGAGCGCCGCGGGGCCCGGCGTGGCCCGGCTGCCCTTCGGGGTCGGGGACACGCTGATCCTCTTCACCGACGGCGTGACCGAGTGCCGTGACGAGGACGGCACCTTCTACCCCGTACGCGAGCGGCTGCCGCGACTGGTGTCCCCGCGCGGCGCGCAGGACCCGCCCGAGGCGCTGCTGCGCCGCCTGGCGGAGGACCTGCGCGAGCACCGGTACGGCCCGCCGAGCGACGACGCCGCGATCACCGTGCTCCGCAGGACCGCGGAGCGCGCGCCGTACCAGAACGAGGCGGACGCCGAGCTGTACGCGTACCGGCCGAAGGAGGAGACCGCGGACTCGGCCGTTCAGGGGGCCGTGGCTCAGTACGCCACCGACATGCGCTTCCTGGAGTGCGCGTCGCGCTCGATCTCGTCGACGAAGGCCAGCGCGTAG
- a CDS encoding NAD(P)-dependent oxidoreductase, whose protein sequence is MNILLLGATGMVGSRIAAEALGRGHSVTAVSRSGDVPVAGVTAVAADVSDVQRLSELAGGHDAVASALAPPRDGSDPQKPFLALNQSVVAGVRGSGVARLVVVGGAGSLEVAPGEALADQPDFPDAYRGEALAHRDVLAYLRTVDDLDWTYISPAAEIGPGERTEEFRVGGDRLMQDANGESRISAEDYALAFVDEIERDAHSRKRMSVAY, encoded by the coding sequence ATGAACATCCTGCTCCTGGGCGCCACCGGCATGGTCGGCAGCCGTATCGCCGCAGAGGCCCTGGGCCGCGGCCACAGCGTGACCGCCGTCAGCCGCTCGGGCGACGTTCCCGTCGCCGGTGTCACGGCCGTCGCGGCGGACGTCTCCGACGTGCAGCGGCTGTCGGAACTCGCGGGCGGGCACGACGCCGTGGCCTCCGCCCTCGCGCCGCCCCGTGACGGATCCGACCCGCAGAAGCCGTTCCTCGCGCTCAACCAGTCCGTGGTCGCCGGGGTGCGCGGGTCCGGGGTCGCGCGGCTCGTGGTGGTCGGCGGGGCGGGCAGCCTGGAGGTCGCGCCGGGCGAGGCGCTGGCGGACCAGCCGGACTTCCCCGACGCGTACCGCGGCGAGGCGCTCGCGCACCGGGACGTGCTCGCGTATCTGCGCACGGTCGACGACCTCGACTGGACGTACATCTCGCCGGCCGCGGAGATCGGCCCGGGGGAGCGCACCGAGGAGTTCCGGGTCGGCGGCGACCGGCTGATGCAGGACGCGAACGGCGAGAGCCGGATCAGCGCGGAGGACTACGCGCTGGCCTTCGTCGACGAGATCGAGCGCGACGCGCACTCCAGGAAGCGCATGTCGGTGGCGTACTGA
- a CDS encoding SH3 domain-containing protein — translation MRRTTPALAAAGLLAGGLLAVTAAAPASANSGDVVWGTVVSQSDLNLRSGPSTSASVVYRLAPGSQDRIECATDGSSVHGTSTWYWFTGARGWASAAYVDTGGHGVPSCTSGAPSDGPRHDHDHGPSGWYYRETETREFGVTY, via the coding sequence ATGCGCCGAACCACTCCGGCCCTGGCTGCCGCCGGGCTTCTGGCGGGCGGACTGCTCGCCGTGACCGCCGCGGCACCGGCCAGTGCGAACAGCGGGGACGTCGTCTGGGGGACGGTCGTCTCGCAGTCCGATCTCAACCTGCGCTCGGGGCCGAGCACCTCGGCATCCGTCGTGTACCGGCTCGCGCCGGGCAGCCAGGACCGTATCGAGTGCGCCACCGACGGCTCGTCCGTGCACGGCACCTCGACCTGGTACTGGTTCACCGGCGCCCGCGGCTGGGCCAGCGCCGCGTACGTCGACACCGGCGGCCACGGCGTGCCGAGCTGTACGTCCGGGGCACCGTCCGACGGGCCGCGGCACGATCATGACCACGGCCCGAGCGGCTGGTACTACCGGGAGACCGAGACCCGGGAGTTCGGCGTCACGTACTAG